The following coding sequences are from one Augochlora pura isolate Apur16 chromosome 6, APUR_v2.2.1, whole genome shotgun sequence window:
- the Utx gene encoding utx histone demethylase isoform X1: MYHVVDCTVLGITRQQKQAIAIHCLQKSIEAEPKSGQSLYLLGRCLAASGKVHDAFIAYRNSVEKSEGNADTWCSIGVLYQQQNQPMDALQAYICAVQLDKSHSAAWTNLGILYESVSQPKDALACYVNASRGNNNTPNCTGSLAGLGGAKSGGNTPMNPSLQQRINFLQSHLSQAPMPSVAAKRRQLPSIEEAWNLPISAEMSSRQQQQQQPSSGPGYKYGNTPSGPPPPYPQGQGQNLNTKRFKPGEEPTVSPGAQQRPPPFYLSSQQLQMLQFLQQNQGSLTPQQQGLLAQLQHQYRTMQQHQQQLRLQQQQAAQRGLRPGQPTGYNHTQLGQPGVIKNYGIPQQPLQQGGTVALQTGFSDSNVGYNTAATGNSQTPGMPYKSASDSNFPQRQMASGQYNQYPPNQYAAQGYTQISSTTSNYPEGSAGNKDLGVTDQELQALLSQKDIATSLAEDLLKHFGSEDLDVKEEAPSIMNNGTLSSGPFSPSNLEENTEKIKEVKLEKVEDTQPSSTSKLETYEKSNSKTPASVETVKCEATSSTNKIESVTRVEPVLKLESLCESQPEQKLSIDMDAKNIIDACKGQGLKGVPNCSILSDRSPPPAPPDPPSQRLTKEQLLPQTPSVYLENKKDAFGPQLQEFCLKHPIAVIRGLAAALKLDLGLFSTKTLVEANPDHGIEVRTQMQQTSDENWDPVMGRKVWGCISHRSHTTIAKYAQYQASSFQESLKEEREKAQGIHTSNLSDSDSKDSTGAVRRKKNAFGLAGRPGAKMLRFGTNVDLSDERKWKPQLQELMKLPAFARVVSAGNMLSHVGHVILGMNTVQLYMKVPGSRTPGHQENNNFCSININIGPGECEWFAVPDAYWGVICALCERNNINYLHGSWWPSLEDLYEENIPVYRFLQRPGDLVWVNAGCVHWVQAVGWCNNIAWNVGPLTARQYQLAIERYEWNKLQSFKSIVPMVHLSWNLARNIKVSDPRLFELIKNCLLRTMRQCCLILEFVKSKGVEVRFHGRGKNEASHYCGQCEIEVFNILFIREQEKRHVVHCMDCARKQSPSLEGFVCLEEYRMRDLMDVYDGFTLHMSLTTPSSAQSSQSS, encoded by the exons ATGTACCACGTGGTTGACTGCACCGTGTTGGGTATAACGAGACAGCAGAAGCAGGCGATTGCTATTCACTGCCTTCAAAAGTCTATTGAGGCGGAACCGAAAAGTGGACAAAGCCTTTACCTGTTGGGACGTTGCCTTGCTGCTTCTGGAAAGGTTCACGATGCATTTATCGCTTACAG AAACTCTGTGGAAAAGTCCGAAGGGAACGCTGACACGTGGTGCAGCATAGGCGTTCTGTACCAGCAGCAGAACCAGCCTATGGACGCTCTACAAGCCTATATATGCGCGGTACAGTTAGATAAATCTCACTCGGCTGCGTGGACTAATCTGGGCATTTTGTACGAAAGCGTTAGCCAGCCTAAAGACGCACTAGCTTGTTACGTCAACGCATCCAG GGGCAATAACAACACACCAAATTGTACGGGTTCACTGGCGGGCCTGGGGGGCGCCAAGTCCGGAGGTAACACCCCGATGAACCCATCCCTTCAACAGAGGATAAACTTCCTGCAGAGTCACTTGAGCCAAGCACCGATGCCTTCCGTCGCCGCCAA GAGACGGCAATTGCCGTCTATAGAGGAGGCTTGGAACTTACCCATCAGTGCTGAGATGTCTAGCCgacaacagcagcaacaacaaccaTCAAGTGGCCCAGGTTATAAATATGGTAATACACCATCTGGTCCACCACCACCTTATCCGCAAGGACAAGGACAGAATCTTAACACAAAGAGATTCAAA CCTGGAGAAGAGCCGACAGTATCTCCCGGTGCGCAGCAAAGACCACCACCGTTTTACCTTTCATCGCAACAGCTCCAAATGCTACAGTTCCTGCAACAAAATCAGGGCAGTTTAACACCGCAACAGCAGGGTCTGCTTGCCCAATTACAACATCAATACAGGACCATGCAACAGCACCAACAGCAACTTAGGTTGCAACAACAACAAGCTGCGCAACGAGGTTTAAGGCCTGGCCAGCCCACTGGATATAATCATACACAATTAGGGCAACCCGGTGTCATTAAGAATTACGGAATACCTCAACAACCG ttgCAACAAGGTGGAACCGTTGCATTACAGACAGGATTTTCGGACTCCAACGTGGGTTACAACACGGCGGCGACCGGGAACAGCCAGACGCCAGGAATGCCTTACAAATCTGCCTCCGACTCGAACTTCCCACAGAGACAAATGGCATCTGGTCAATACAACCAATACCCGCCTAATCAGTATGCAGCCCAAGGCTACACGCAGATCTCATCGACAACGAGCAATTACCCGGAGGGTTCTGCGGGGAACAAGGACTTGGGTGTCACAGATCAGGAACTGCAGGCTCTGTTGTCTCAAAAGGATATCGCGACATCATTGGCGGAAGACTTGTTGAAACACTTCGGCTCCGAGGACTTGGACGTGAAGGAGGAAGCGCCGAGCATTATGAACAACGGCACTCTGAGTTCAGGTCCATTCTCACCGTCGAATTTGGAAGAGAACACTGAGAAAATCAAGGAGGTGAAACTGGAGAAGGTGGAGGACACGCAACCGTCATCTACGTCAAAGTTGGAGACGTATGAGAAGAGCAATTCGAAGACACCAGCCTCGGTGGAGACGGTAAAATGTGAAGCAACCTCcagtacaaataaaatagaatcagTTACTCGAGTCGAGCCGGTACTCAAGTTGGAAAGCCTGTGCGAGTCTCAGCCTGAACAGAAGCTTAGCATAGATATGGATGCAAAGAACATTATCGATGCGTGCAAGGGTCAGGGACTGAAAGGTGTTCCGAACTGCTCCATCCTCAGCGATCGCTCGCCTCCGCCAGCACCACCGGACCCACCAAGCCAGAGGCTAACCAAGGAACAACTCTTACCGCAAACTCCTAGCGTTTACTTAGAGAATAAAAAGGACGCGTTCGGTCCTCAGCTACAAGAGTTCTGTTTGAAGCATCCGATAGCCGTAATCCGCGGCCTGGCGGCTGCTTTGAAACTAGATTTAGGTCTGTTCTCGACGAAAACATTGGTAGAAGCAAATCCTGATCACGGCATCGAAGTTAGAACTCAAATGCAACAGACCAGTGATGAAAACTGGGATCCCGTGATGGGCAGAAAGGTCTGGGGCTGCATCAGCCATAGGAGCCATACAACCATCGCGAAATACGCGCAGTACCAAGCTTCGAGCTTTCAGGAAAGCTTgaaggaagagagggagaaagctCAAGGTATTCATACCTCGAATCTGTCCGACTCGGACTCCAAGGACAGCACTGGTGCTGTCAGGAGGAAGAAGAACGCCTTCGGATTGGCTGGTCGGCCTGGAGCGAAAATGTTGCGATTTGGGACCAATGTAGATTTATCGGATGAAAGGAAATGGAAGCCTCAGCTGCAGGAGTTGATGAAGCTGCCAGCGTTCGCCAGGGTCGTGTCTGCTGGGAATATGCTGAGTCATGTTGGCCATGTCATTTTGGGAATGAATACTGTTCAGTTGTACATGAAG GTGCCTGGTAGTAGAACACCTGGTCATCAAGAGAACAACAACTTTTGCTCGATTAACATCAACATCGGGCCAGGAGAGTGCGAATGGTTCGCAGTGCCTGACGCATACTGGGGTGTGATTTGTGCTCTTTGCGAGAGGAATAACATTAACTACCTTCATGGTAGCTGGTGGCCTTCTTTAGAAGACCTGTACGAGGAGAACATTCCTGTGTACAGGTTTCTACAAAGGCCAGGCGATCTCGTCTGGGTTAATGCAG GCTGCGTGCATTGGGTTCAAGCTGTCGGTTGGTGTAACAACATCGCCTGGAACGTAGGTCCTCTGACAGCTCGCCAATACCAATTGGCAATTGAACGCTACGAATGGAACAAATTGCAATCGTTCAAATCTATTGTACCGATGGTGCACTTATCCTGGAACTTAGCACGGAATATCAAAGTGTCGGATCCCAGATTGTTCGAGTTAATTAAGAATTGCCTCTTAAGGACAATGAGACAGTGCTGCTTAATATTAGAGTTTGTGAAAAGTAAAGGTGTTGAAGTTCGGTTTCATGGACGGGGAAAGAACGAAGCTTCGCATTACTGCGGGCAATGTGAG atCGAAGTATTCAACATCTTGTTTATAAGAGAACAAGAGAAACGACACGTGGTACATTGTATGGATTGTGCACGTAAGCAGTCCCCATCCCTGGAAGGGTTTGTTTGCCTAGAAGAGTACAGAATGCGGGATTTAATGGACGTCTACGACGGATTCACCCTGCACATGTCTCTGACCACTCCCTCGTCTGCTCAGTCTAGCCAATCCTCTTGA
- the Utx gene encoding utx histone demethylase isoform X2, producing MNPSLQQRINFLQSHLSQAPMPSVAAKRRQLPSIEEAWNLPISAEMSSRQQQQQQPSSGPGYKYGNTPSGPPPPYPQGQGQNLNTKRFKPGEEPTVSPGAQQRPPPFYLSSQQLQMLQFLQQNQGSLTPQQQGLLAQLQHQYRTMQQHQQQLRLQQQQAAQRGLRPGQPTGYNHTQLGQPGVIKNYGIPQQPLQQGGTVALQTGFSDSNVGYNTAATGNSQTPGMPYKSASDSNFPQRQMASGQYNQYPPNQYAAQGYTQISSTTSNYPEGSAGNKDLGVTDQELQALLSQKDIATSLAEDLLKHFGSEDLDVKEEAPSIMNNGTLSSGPFSPSNLEENTEKIKEVKLEKVEDTQPSSTSKLETYEKSNSKTPASVETVKCEATSSTNKIESVTRVEPVLKLESLCESQPEQKLSIDMDAKNIIDACKGQGLKGVPNCSILSDRSPPPAPPDPPSQRLTKEQLLPQTPSVYLENKKDAFGPQLQEFCLKHPIAVIRGLAAALKLDLGLFSTKTLVEANPDHGIEVRTQMQQTSDENWDPVMGRKVWGCISHRSHTTIAKYAQYQASSFQESLKEEREKAQGIHTSNLSDSDSKDSTGAVRRKKNAFGLAGRPGAKMLRFGTNVDLSDERKWKPQLQELMKLPAFARVVSAGNMLSHVGHVILGMNTVQLYMKVPGSRTPGHQENNNFCSININIGPGECEWFAVPDAYWGVICALCERNNINYLHGSWWPSLEDLYEENIPVYRFLQRPGDLVWVNAGCVHWVQAVGWCNNIAWNVGPLTARQYQLAIERYEWNKLQSFKSIVPMVHLSWNLARNIKVSDPRLFELIKNCLLRTMRQCCLILEFVKSKGVEVRFHGRGKNEASHYCGQCEIEVFNILFIREQEKRHVVHCMDCARKQSPSLEGFVCLEEYRMRDLMDVYDGFTLHMSLTTPSSAQSSQSS from the exons ATGAACCCATCCCTTCAACAGAGGATAAACTTCCTGCAGAGTCACTTGAGCCAAGCACCGATGCCTTCCGTCGCCGCCAA GAGACGGCAATTGCCGTCTATAGAGGAGGCTTGGAACTTACCCATCAGTGCTGAGATGTCTAGCCgacaacagcagcaacaacaaccaTCAAGTGGCCCAGGTTATAAATATGGTAATACACCATCTGGTCCACCACCACCTTATCCGCAAGGACAAGGACAGAATCTTAACACAAAGAGATTCAAA CCTGGAGAAGAGCCGACAGTATCTCCCGGTGCGCAGCAAAGACCACCACCGTTTTACCTTTCATCGCAACAGCTCCAAATGCTACAGTTCCTGCAACAAAATCAGGGCAGTTTAACACCGCAACAGCAGGGTCTGCTTGCCCAATTACAACATCAATACAGGACCATGCAACAGCACCAACAGCAACTTAGGTTGCAACAACAACAAGCTGCGCAACGAGGTTTAAGGCCTGGCCAGCCCACTGGATATAATCATACACAATTAGGGCAACCCGGTGTCATTAAGAATTACGGAATACCTCAACAACCG ttgCAACAAGGTGGAACCGTTGCATTACAGACAGGATTTTCGGACTCCAACGTGGGTTACAACACGGCGGCGACCGGGAACAGCCAGACGCCAGGAATGCCTTACAAATCTGCCTCCGACTCGAACTTCCCACAGAGACAAATGGCATCTGGTCAATACAACCAATACCCGCCTAATCAGTATGCAGCCCAAGGCTACACGCAGATCTCATCGACAACGAGCAATTACCCGGAGGGTTCTGCGGGGAACAAGGACTTGGGTGTCACAGATCAGGAACTGCAGGCTCTGTTGTCTCAAAAGGATATCGCGACATCATTGGCGGAAGACTTGTTGAAACACTTCGGCTCCGAGGACTTGGACGTGAAGGAGGAAGCGCCGAGCATTATGAACAACGGCACTCTGAGTTCAGGTCCATTCTCACCGTCGAATTTGGAAGAGAACACTGAGAAAATCAAGGAGGTGAAACTGGAGAAGGTGGAGGACACGCAACCGTCATCTACGTCAAAGTTGGAGACGTATGAGAAGAGCAATTCGAAGACACCAGCCTCGGTGGAGACGGTAAAATGTGAAGCAACCTCcagtacaaataaaatagaatcagTTACTCGAGTCGAGCCGGTACTCAAGTTGGAAAGCCTGTGCGAGTCTCAGCCTGAACAGAAGCTTAGCATAGATATGGATGCAAAGAACATTATCGATGCGTGCAAGGGTCAGGGACTGAAAGGTGTTCCGAACTGCTCCATCCTCAGCGATCGCTCGCCTCCGCCAGCACCACCGGACCCACCAAGCCAGAGGCTAACCAAGGAACAACTCTTACCGCAAACTCCTAGCGTTTACTTAGAGAATAAAAAGGACGCGTTCGGTCCTCAGCTACAAGAGTTCTGTTTGAAGCATCCGATAGCCGTAATCCGCGGCCTGGCGGCTGCTTTGAAACTAGATTTAGGTCTGTTCTCGACGAAAACATTGGTAGAAGCAAATCCTGATCACGGCATCGAAGTTAGAACTCAAATGCAACAGACCAGTGATGAAAACTGGGATCCCGTGATGGGCAGAAAGGTCTGGGGCTGCATCAGCCATAGGAGCCATACAACCATCGCGAAATACGCGCAGTACCAAGCTTCGAGCTTTCAGGAAAGCTTgaaggaagagagggagaaagctCAAGGTATTCATACCTCGAATCTGTCCGACTCGGACTCCAAGGACAGCACTGGTGCTGTCAGGAGGAAGAAGAACGCCTTCGGATTGGCTGGTCGGCCTGGAGCGAAAATGTTGCGATTTGGGACCAATGTAGATTTATCGGATGAAAGGAAATGGAAGCCTCAGCTGCAGGAGTTGATGAAGCTGCCAGCGTTCGCCAGGGTCGTGTCTGCTGGGAATATGCTGAGTCATGTTGGCCATGTCATTTTGGGAATGAATACTGTTCAGTTGTACATGAAG GTGCCTGGTAGTAGAACACCTGGTCATCAAGAGAACAACAACTTTTGCTCGATTAACATCAACATCGGGCCAGGAGAGTGCGAATGGTTCGCAGTGCCTGACGCATACTGGGGTGTGATTTGTGCTCTTTGCGAGAGGAATAACATTAACTACCTTCATGGTAGCTGGTGGCCTTCTTTAGAAGACCTGTACGAGGAGAACATTCCTGTGTACAGGTTTCTACAAAGGCCAGGCGATCTCGTCTGGGTTAATGCAG GCTGCGTGCATTGGGTTCAAGCTGTCGGTTGGTGTAACAACATCGCCTGGAACGTAGGTCCTCTGACAGCTCGCCAATACCAATTGGCAATTGAACGCTACGAATGGAACAAATTGCAATCGTTCAAATCTATTGTACCGATGGTGCACTTATCCTGGAACTTAGCACGGAATATCAAAGTGTCGGATCCCAGATTGTTCGAGTTAATTAAGAATTGCCTCTTAAGGACAATGAGACAGTGCTGCTTAATATTAGAGTTTGTGAAAAGTAAAGGTGTTGAAGTTCGGTTTCATGGACGGGGAAAGAACGAAGCTTCGCATTACTGCGGGCAATGTGAG atCGAAGTATTCAACATCTTGTTTATAAGAGAACAAGAGAAACGACACGTGGTACATTGTATGGATTGTGCACGTAAGCAGTCCCCATCCCTGGAAGGGTTTGTTTGCCTAGAAGAGTACAGAATGCGGGATTTAATGGACGTCTACGACGGATTCACCCTGCACATGTCTCTGACCACTCCCTCGTCTGCTCAGTCTAGCCAATCCTCTTGA